The Gillisia sp. Hel_I_86 genome has a segment encoding these proteins:
- a CDS encoding acetyl-CoA hydrolase/transferase family protein, which yields MNKLKIVTAKEAVSIVKSNDRIFFQGAAMTPNLLIDMLSERYQELNNVEIIQIHTHGEAKYTQHPYCKSFRLYSCFVGPNVRAGVDTNTGDYIPVFLSEIHWLFRRNILPLDVAFIQVSPPDKHGYCSLGVSVDITLPAIQTAKTVVALMNPQVPRTHGDGIIHINQINLAVEVDVPIHASFLEKPSPIETTIGKHVAELVEDGATLQMGIGNIPNAVLNNLTNHKRLGIHTELFSDGILPLVEQGIITGEDKEIKTGKIVTCFAMGTQKLYDFIDDNPIVHFKEAGYTNDTAIIRQNPKVTAINSAIEIDLTGQVCADSIGAYQYSGVGGQMDFIRGASLSKNGKPIIAMPSITAKGISKITPFLKQGASVTTTRAHVHYVVTEYGVVNLFGKSLEQRAKGLISIAHPDHRESLEKAAKERFNPSLRV from the coding sequence ATGAACAAATTAAAAATTGTAACCGCAAAAGAAGCGGTATCCATAGTAAAGTCTAATGATCGGATATTTTTTCAGGGAGCTGCGATGACTCCAAATTTATTGATAGATATGCTAAGTGAAAGATATCAGGAATTGAATAATGTGGAAATCATTCAGATACATACCCATGGAGAAGCAAAATATACCCAGCATCCCTATTGCAAGTCATTTAGACTGTACAGTTGTTTTGTAGGCCCTAATGTAAGGGCAGGGGTAGATACGAACACGGGGGATTATATCCCTGTTTTTTTAAGTGAAATACATTGGCTTTTTAGAAGGAATATCCTTCCCCTGGATGTGGCATTTATACAAGTTTCCCCACCAGATAAGCACGGGTATTGTTCTTTGGGAGTTTCAGTAGATATTACTTTGCCAGCAATACAAACGGCTAAAACCGTGGTAGCCCTTATGAACCCTCAAGTCCCAAGAACACATGGGGATGGGATCATTCATATCAACCAAATTAATTTGGCCGTGGAAGTGGATGTTCCCATCCATGCATCTTTTTTAGAAAAGCCATCTCCAATAGAAACAACTATTGGTAAGCATGTTGCAGAATTGGTAGAGGATGGTGCAACTTTACAAATGGGAATAGGCAATATACCAAATGCTGTACTTAACAATCTTACCAACCATAAAAGATTGGGTATCCATACCGAATTGTTTAGCGATGGGATCTTGCCTTTAGTAGAACAAGGTATTATTACCGGGGAAGATAAGGAAATTAAAACAGGAAAGATTGTTACTTGTTTTGCAATGGGCACTCAAAAACTATATGATTTTATAGACGATAATCCCATAGTTCATTTTAAGGAAGCGGGCTATACAAATGATACAGCGATTATTAGGCAAAACCCCAAAGTTACAGCTATAAACAGTGCTATAGAAATAGATCTAACAGGGCAGGTGTGTGCCGATTCTATTGGCGCCTATCAATATTCCGGGGTAGGTGGGCAAATGGACTTTATTCGAGGAGCTTCCCTTTCCAAAAATGGAAAACCAATTATAGCGATGCCTTCAATAACGGCCAAAGGAATTTCAAAAATAACCCCTTTTCTTAAGCAAGGTGCAAGCGTTACAACTACAAGAGCACATGTTCATTACGTGGTTACAGAGTATGGCGTGGTAAATTTATTTGGCAAGAGCTTGGAACAACGTGCCAAAGGCTTAATATCCATTGCACATCCAGACCATCGTGAATCCTTGGAAAAAGCGGCAAAAGAAAGATTTAATCCCTCATTGAGGGTTTAA
- a CDS encoding Crp/Fnr family transcriptional regulator, whose product MTKEIKDAYSFVFEKELIQEIEEVGTLKSFKENERIIEIGDNVSSMPLLIDGAIKILREDKDGDELLLYFLERGDTCAMTLSCCLGHTTSEIRAVAEMETRLIMIPVAKMEEWTSKYKTWRNFVFESYHSRLLEMLDTIDTIAFLNMDERLLKYLRDKAKINQNETVQITHQQIAYDLHTSRVVISRLLKKLELKGKISLQRNSIQIIDL is encoded by the coding sequence ATGACAAAGGAAATTAAAGATGCTTATTCATTTGTTTTTGAAAAAGAATTGATACAGGAGATAGAGGAAGTAGGAACCTTAAAATCCTTTAAAGAAAACGAACGGATTATAGAAATAGGAGATAATGTTTCTTCAATGCCTTTACTTATAGATGGAGCAATTAAAATTTTAAGGGAAGATAAAGATGGAGATGAGCTCCTTTTGTACTTTTTAGAGAGGGGGGATACTTGTGCCATGACACTTTCTTGCTGTCTTGGGCATACCACCAGTGAAATACGGGCAGTTGCAGAAATGGAAACTAGACTTATTATGATTCCTGTTGCAAAAATGGAGGAATGGACTTCGAAATACAAGACTTGGAGAAACTTTGTTTTTGAAAGCTATCATTCAAGGCTTTTAGAAATGCTGGACACTATAGATACCATCGCATTTTTAAATATGGATGAGCGTTTGCTGAAGTATTTGAGGGACAAAGCAAAGATCAATCAAAATGAAACTGTACAAATTACCCATCAGCAAATTGCGTACGATTTGCATACTTCCCGAGTAGTTATTTCCAGGTTATTGAAAAAACTGGAGTTGAAAGGGAAGATCAGCTTGCAACGAAACAGCATTCAAATCATAGATTTATAG
- a CDS encoding sulfite exporter TauE/SafE family protein, with amino-acid sequence MDVIEILGYIGALIIGLVLGLIGGGGSILTVPILVYLLAINPVTATAYSLFVVGATSLIGAIKNIKNKQVDFRTAFVFAVPAFIAVYATRMFVVPAIPDTLFSIAGFEVTKNIGIMLFFAIIMVVSAISMILDKSGDNNIEGKVTYNYPLIIIEGVGVGLLTGIVGAGGGFLIIPALVLFAKLPMKKAVATSLLIIAIKSLIGFIGDIQNMEIDWIFLLIFTGLSIIGIFAGIYLSKFINGKKLKKSFGWFVLVMGIYIFWKELSK; translated from the coding sequence ATGGATGTTATAGAAATCCTTGGATATATTGGGGCATTAATAATAGGATTGGTACTTGGTTTAATTGGTGGTGGGGGATCTATACTTACGGTGCCTATTCTTGTATATTTGCTTGCTATTAATCCTGTAACTGCAACTGCTTACTCCTTGTTCGTGGTAGGTGCCACCTCCTTAATTGGTGCTATAAAGAACATTAAAAATAAGCAGGTGGATTTTAGGACGGCATTTGTATTTGCAGTGCCTGCGTTTATAGCTGTTTATGCAACCAGAATGTTTGTTGTTCCGGCGATTCCAGATACCTTGTTCAGTATTGCCGGCTTTGAAGTAACCAAGAATATTGGTATCATGCTTTTTTTTGCAATTATCATGGTTGTCTCTGCCATATCCATGATTCTTGATAAAAGTGGTGACAATAATATAGAGGGTAAGGTTACTTACAATTATCCCCTTATAATTATTGAAGGAGTTGGTGTTGGACTGTTAACAGGTATTGTGGGAGCAGGCGGGGGCTTCCTTATAATCCCAGCTTTGGTTTTGTTCGCAAAGTTACCTATGAAAAAAGCGGTAGCTACTTCGCTTTTGATCATTGCAATTAAATCCCTTATTGGTTTTATTGGAGATATTCAAAATATGGAAATAGATTGGATATTTCTACTGATCTTTACAGGATTGTCTATAATAGGTATCTTTGCAGGAATTTATTTAAGTAAATTTATAAACGGTAAGAAATTAAAAAAATCTTTTGGCTGGTTTGTTCTGGTAATGGGAATATATATATTCTGGAAAGAATTGAGTAAATAA
- a CDS encoding rhodanese-like domain-containing protein → MSKLKVLIIMGFFASIFGVKAQTNSNIKVLDITEFKEQINDKKVVLVDVRTPREFKQGNIKNSVNIDFFDPQFITSFDGYNKEEPIYIYCQSGNRSGKASKKLAELGFTKIYDLKGGYSGWEATQK, encoded by the coding sequence ATGTCTAAATTAAAAGTATTGATAATTATGGGATTTTTTGCATCCATCTTTGGGGTTAAAGCACAAACAAACAGCAATATCAAGGTGCTCGATATTACTGAATTCAAAGAACAAATAAATGATAAAAAGGTTGTTCTAGTAGATGTAAGAACTCCAAGAGAATTTAAGCAGGGCAACATTAAGAACTCGGTAAATATCGATTTTTTTGATCCCCAGTTTATCACTTCTTTTGATGGGTACAATAAAGAGGAGCCAATCTATATATATTGCCAAAGTGGAAATAGAAGCGGCAAAGCTTCAAAAAAGTTAGCTGAATTAGGGTTTACGAAGATTTATGACTTAAAAGGTGGATACTCGGGCTGGGAAGCAACGCAGAAATAA
- a CDS encoding class I SAM-dependent methyltransferase, producing the protein MDEVESKKKHWETVYKTKKLEEVSWYQPVPVTSLDFIKAAAVSTKASIIDIGGGDSFLVDNLLSQGYTNITVLDISATAIERAKTRLGQKSDEVTWILSDITSFEPEEKYDIWHDRAALHFLTSVREIDKYKQILENSIAADGKVIIGTFSENGPTKCSGIEIKQYSQRELSQFLSANFLTVECQNVDHSTPFKTSQSFIFCYFQKIK; encoded by the coding sequence ATGGATGAAGTGGAGTCAAAAAAAAAGCACTGGGAAACTGTTTATAAAACCAAAAAGTTAGAAGAAGTAAGTTGGTATCAACCGGTACCAGTAACTTCATTGGATTTTATAAAGGCTGCTGCTGTCTCCACAAAAGCTTCGATCATAGATATTGGTGGGGGCGATAGTTTTTTGGTAGACAACCTACTTTCTCAAGGATATACAAATATCACTGTTTTAGATATTTCTGCTACGGCCATAGAAAGGGCTAAAACCAGATTAGGCCAGAAATCCGATGAGGTAACCTGGATCCTATCAGACATTACTTCTTTTGAGCCAGAAGAAAAGTACGATATATGGCATGACAGGGCAGCCCTACATTTTTTAACTTCAGTAAGGGAGATAGATAAGTATAAGCAAATTCTCGAAAATTCCATTGCTGCAGATGGCAAGGTAATTATTGGAACATTTTCTGAGAATGGCCCCACCAAATGCAGTGGGATAGAAATAAAACAATATTCCCAGAGAGAGCTGTCCCAATTCCTTTCAGCTAATTTTCTTACGGTGGAATGCCAAAATGTAGATCATAGTACGCCTTTTAAAACTTCGCAGAGCTTTATATTTTGCTACTTTCAGAAGATAAAGTAA
- a CDS encoding GMC oxidoreductase yields the protein MLYNYDYIIIGSGFGGSVSALRLSEKGYKVLVIEKGKWYNSKDFAKTNWNLRKWLWMPHFCFFGIMKLSIFKHIAVISGTGVGGGSLVYANTLPIPKSAFFNTGSWKALEKWEETLKPFYQIALQMLGATKNPKLFDADLALESISKDLGKEQVFERPKVAVYFGEKGKTTTDPYFKGKGPDRTGCIFCGACMTGCRHNAKNTLDKNYLYLAQKLGATILAENKVYDVIPLNNDSKLISGYAVHVKSSTKFIAPKKKYTAKAVIFSGGVLGTIKLLLKLKLKSLPALSNKLGDDIRTNNETLISVSTLDNTKDMSKGVAIGSLLYTDANSHLEVVRYSKGSGFWKLLHLPYVSRGNPGIRILRILSKFISAPLSYFKIYFLNSWSKSTSVLLFMQTLDSTLKFKRNRLFGMSTTIGTGTTSSYIPESKFLTEKFSEKVNGKATSFALEALGGIPTTAHILGGAVMGINAEEGVINKDNLVYGYPNMYIIDGSMISANPGVNPSLSITAIAERAMSKIPDKMKS from the coding sequence ATGCTATATAATTACGATTATATTATAATAGGAAGCGGTTTTGGCGGTTCTGTGAGCGCCTTGAGACTTTCTGAGAAGGGTTATAAAGTTTTGGTGATAGAGAAAGGAAAATGGTATAATTCGAAAGATTTTGCAAAAACCAATTGGAATCTTCGAAAATGGTTATGGATGCCACATTTTTGTTTTTTTGGCATCATGAAACTTAGTATTTTTAAACACATTGCGGTGATCTCAGGGACCGGCGTTGGAGGTGGTTCGCTGGTTTATGCCAATACATTGCCCATACCAAAATCTGCTTTTTTTAATACAGGGAGCTGGAAGGCCCTGGAAAAGTGGGAAGAAACATTAAAGCCCTTTTACCAAATAGCATTACAAATGCTGGGTGCAACCAAAAACCCCAAACTTTTTGATGCCGATCTTGCTTTGGAGTCAATTTCAAAAGACCTTGGAAAAGAACAAGTTTTCGAAAGACCCAAAGTAGCAGTTTATTTTGGAGAAAAAGGTAAAACCACAACCGACCCCTATTTTAAAGGTAAGGGCCCCGACAGAACTGGATGTATCTTTTGTGGCGCCTGCATGACGGGTTGTAGACATAACGCTAAAAACACATTGGATAAAAATTATTTGTATTTAGCCCAGAAATTGGGAGCAACTATTTTAGCTGAGAATAAAGTTTATGATGTGATCCCTTTAAATAATGATTCTAAATTAATTTCGGGATATGCAGTTCATGTAAAATCAAGCACCAAATTTATAGCTCCTAAAAAGAAATACACCGCAAAGGCTGTGATTTTTTCAGGAGGCGTTTTAGGTACCATAAAATTGCTTTTAAAATTGAAATTAAAATCGCTACCTGCTTTATCCAATAAATTAGGAGACGATATTAGAACAAATAATGAAACCCTAATTAGTGTCTCTACTTTAGACAATACCAAAGATATGTCCAAGGGAGTGGCAATTGGAAGCTTATTGTATACAGACGCAAATAGCCATTTGGAGGTGGTTAGATATTCCAAAGGTTCGGGATTTTGGAAATTACTGCATCTCCCTTATGTAAGCAGGGGCAATCCAGGTATAAGAATCTTAAGAATCCTTAGTAAATTTATCAGTGCTCCATTGAGCTACTTTAAAATTTATTTTTTAAATAGCTGGTCTAAAAGCACCAGCGTTTTACTTTTTATGCAAACCTTGGACAGTACCCTTAAATTTAAAAGAAACCGACTTTTTGGAATGAGCACAACTATTGGTACGGGCACAACAAGTTCCTACATTCCGGAGTCTAAATTTCTGACTGAGAAATTCAGTGAAAAAGTGAATGGGAAAGCAACCTCTTTTGCTTTAGAGGCTTTAGGAGGAATTCCAACCACGGCCCACATTTTAGGAGGCGCGGTTATGGGGATAAATGCTGAAGAAGGGGTTATTAACAAGGATAATTTAGTCTATGGATACCCGAACATGTATATTATAGATGGATCTATGATCTCTGCAAACCCTGGTGTTAATCCATCCCTTTCCATAACAGCAATAGCAGAAAGGGCGATGTCCAAAATACCTGATAAAATGAAGTCCTGA
- a CDS encoding nitroreductase family protein, translating to MNKEQSKLINGFKHTLYETQSLSEREMIKSSQEYFGFLDKRRSVRDFSERVVPRQIIENIIKSASTAPSGAHKQPWTFCAISNPEIKFKIREAAEVEEQENYSGRMSENWLQDLAPLGTTMEKPFLEEAPWLIAVFKRVYEIEDGKKHNNYYVNESVGIACGMLIAAIHNAGLVTLTHTPSPMNFLTKVLARPENERPFLLLPVGYAKEPAYVPEIHRKTLDEVAVFYG from the coding sequence ATGAATAAAGAACAAAGCAAGCTCATCAACGGTTTCAAGCATACGTTGTACGAAACTCAATCTCTTTCCGAAAGAGAAATGATAAAAAGCAGCCAGGAGTATTTTGGGTTTCTGGATAAAAGGCGTTCTGTTCGGGATTTTTCAGAAAGAGTGGTGCCAAGACAAATTATTGAAAATATAATTAAGTCGGCATCTACGGCTCCTTCTGGAGCACATAAACAACCATGGACGTTTTGCGCCATCTCCAATCCGGAAATAAAATTCAAGATCAGGGAAGCTGCCGAGGTGGAAGAGCAAGAAAATTATTCTGGAAGAATGAGCGAAAACTGGCTCCAAGATCTCGCTCCTCTTGGGACAACGATGGAAAAGCCATTTTTGGAGGAAGCTCCGTGGCTGATTGCGGTTTTTAAAAGGGTATACGAAATTGAAGATGGTAAGAAGCACAATAATTATTACGTAAACGAATCGGTTGGGATCGCTTGTGGGATGTTGATCGCTGCCATTCATAATGCCGGATTGGTAACTTTGACCCATACGCCAAGCCCCATGAATTTTTTGACCAAAGTGCTGGCAAGGCCAGAAAATGAAAGGCCATTTTTGTTGTTACCAGTTGGATACGCAAAAGAACCTGCCTATGTTCCAGAAATTCACAGGAAAACACTAGATGAAGTCGCTGTTTTCTATGGGTAG
- a CDS encoding sterol desaturase family protein, which translates to MDKYLKIIQDSFSGYFNYLVQEITNPSWTNYFYWLIGLSLLVWALEVLIPWRKHQSAFRKGFWLDSFYILFNFFLFSLIGYNALSNVAVELFNDFLGLFGIENLVAVNIQNLSVGLQLLIMFVIADFIQWNVHRQLHRRPWLWEFHKVHHSVKEMGFAAQFRFHFMETIVYKTVQYVPLAMIGFGIQEFFVVHMFAVFVGHLNHANVGWSYGIFGYVFNNPKMHIWHHSKELPKEHPYGMNFGLTLSVWDYIFGSAYIPKSGKNIEIGFKGDEDFPEDFGNQLLFPFKHQNK; encoded by the coding sequence TTGGATAAATACTTAAAAATCATTCAAGATTCGTTTTCTGGATATTTTAATTACCTCGTTCAGGAAATAACCAATCCATCTTGGACCAACTATTTCTATTGGTTAATTGGGCTTTCATTGTTGGTCTGGGCCTTGGAGGTTTTAATTCCATGGAGGAAGCATCAATCCGCCTTTCGAAAAGGTTTTTGGCTAGATTCATTTTACATCCTATTTAATTTTTTCCTCTTTTCCCTCATAGGATATAATGCTCTTTCCAATGTTGCTGTAGAACTCTTTAATGATTTCTTGGGCTTGTTTGGCATAGAAAATTTGGTAGCTGTTAATATTCAAAATTTATCTGTTGGGCTACAATTGCTTATTATGTTTGTTATTGCAGATTTCATTCAATGGAATGTGCACAGGCAATTACATAGAAGGCCTTGGCTATGGGAATTTCATAAAGTGCACCACAGTGTAAAGGAAATGGGTTTTGCCGCGCAATTCAGGTTTCATTTTATGGAAACCATTGTGTATAAAACAGTGCAATATGTACCTTTGGCAATGATTGGCTTTGGGATCCAGGAATTCTTTGTAGTGCACATGTTCGCTGTATTTGTAGGTCATTTAAACCACGCGAACGTGGGATGGAGCTATGGCATCTTCGGTTATGTTTTCAATAATCCTAAAATGCATATTTGGCATCATTCAAAAGAATTGCCAAAAGAACATCCCTACGGAATGAACTTCGGGCTAACATTAAGTGTTTGGGATTATATTTTTGGCTCTGCCTATATTCCGAAGAGCGGAAAAAACATAGAAATAGGATTTAAGGGAGATGAAGATTTTCCTGAAGATTTTGGGAACCAGTTGTTATTTCCTTTTAAACATCAAAATAAATAG
- a CDS encoding MBL fold metallo-hydrolase codes for MKIKQFNDAPLAHYSYAIVSEGKMALVDPSRNPMQYYEYAEEENAKIVAVFETHPHADFVSSHLQIKEQTGAKIYVSKLLGADYKHETFDDGDTLQMENIKFSAINTPGHSPDSISIVAEAEGKTAVFTGDTLFIGDVGRPDLRESVGNMTAKRVELAKDMYHTMQNKYNHLPDVTLVYPAHGAGSLCGKNMSTDSFSTLGNERLGNWAFKNQTEEKFVEEILKDQPFIPSYFGFDVDLNKAGAQNVQVAKAGVKLELLVSKIEVGVTVVDTRSGEAYKNGHLANSINIMATTPTQKFETWLGAIIEPKEAFYLVVESISQVEEILERIAKIGYEKQLKRVITLSEDVSGKSDKLYLDDFKQNQDNYTIVDIRNNAEVAEGKIFEGAIAIPLNELREAASKIPTTKPIVVHCAGGYRSAAGSSILENELKNVKVFDLSDAIEDFS; via the coding sequence ATGAAAATAAAACAATTTAATGATGCTCCATTGGCACATTATTCCTACGCAATTGTTAGTGAAGGTAAAATGGCACTTGTAGACCCAAGTAGGAACCCTATGCAGTATTATGAATATGCCGAAGAGGAAAATGCCAAAATTGTTGCAGTTTTTGAAACGCATCCGCATGCAGATTTTGTAAGTAGCCATTTACAAATAAAGGAGCAAACGGGAGCTAAGATTTATGTGAGTAAATTATTGGGAGCCGATTATAAACATGAAACTTTTGATGATGGAGATACCCTGCAAATGGAAAATATAAAATTCAGCGCTATCAATACTCCAGGACATTCTCCAGATAGCATTAGTATAGTTGCCGAGGCAGAAGGCAAAACAGCTGTTTTTACAGGAGACACCTTGTTTATTGGAGATGTGGGAAGACCAGATCTACGTGAAAGTGTTGGAAATATGACCGCTAAACGAGTAGAGTTGGCTAAAGACATGTACCACACCATGCAAAATAAATACAACCATCTACCTGATGTTACCTTGGTTTATCCTGCGCATGGTGCTGGTTCACTTTGTGGTAAGAACATGAGCACCGATTCTTTTAGCACTTTAGGAAATGAACGTTTAGGAAACTGGGCGTTTAAAAATCAAACTGAAGAGAAATTCGTGGAAGAGATCTTGAAAGATCAACCATTTATACCTTCATACTTTGGATTTGATGTAGATCTTAACAAAGCCGGAGCACAAAATGTACAAGTCGCTAAAGCTGGAGTGAAGCTAGAACTGTTAGTATCCAAAATAGAAGTTGGAGTTACAGTTGTAGATACTCGAAGTGGAGAAGCATATAAGAATGGACATTTAGCAAATTCTATTAATATCATGGCAACTACCCCAACTCAGAAATTTGAAACTTGGTTAGGTGCTATTATCGAGCCCAAAGAAGCTTTTTATTTGGTAGTTGAAAGTATCTCACAGGTTGAAGAAATTTTAGAACGAATTGCCAAAATTGGATATGAAAAACAGCTGAAAAGAGTTATTACTTTATCTGAAGATGTTTCTGGGAAGTCGGATAAACTCTATTTAGATGACTTCAAACAAAATCAGGATAACTATACCATCGTCGATATTAGGAATAATGCCGAAGTAGCGGAAGGAAAGATCTTTGAAGGTGCCATTGCCATTCCACTAAATGAACTGCGTGAGGCCGCTTCCAAAATACCTACTACAAAACCTATCGTGGTCCACTGTGCTGGAGGGTATCGTTCGGCAGCAGGAAGCAGCATATTGGAGAATGAACTTAAAAACGTTAAAGTCTTTGATCTTAGTGATGCCATTGAGGATTTTAGCTAA
- a CDS encoding acetyl-CoA carboxylase biotin carboxyl carrier protein subunit, whose translation MDKKYKVKVNDSYEHRFSNEEVLSLDTQKISESKYHVLQDGKSFNSEILYSNFLKKTYSIKINSNTYQVEISNELDLLIEDMGLAISATKQVNDIKAPMPGLILDVLVEQGASVSEGDYLVVLEAMKMENTLTAPRDGVVKSITVTKGETVDKNQLLIEME comes from the coding sequence ATGGACAAAAAATATAAAGTTAAGGTGAACGATTCTTATGAGCATCGATTTAGCAATGAGGAAGTTCTTTCTTTGGATACCCAGAAAATTTCAGAATCCAAATACCATGTACTTCAAGATGGGAAATCATTTAATTCCGAGATCTTATATTCAAATTTCCTAAAAAAAACATATTCCATAAAGATCAATTCCAATACCTATCAAGTCGAGATCTCCAATGAGTTGGATCTCTTGATAGAGGATATGGGATTGGCCATTAGCGCTACCAAACAGGTGAATGATATCAAGGCGCCAATGCCGGGACTCATTTTGGATGTTTTGGTAGAACAAGGTGCTTCAGTAAGTGAAGGAGATTATTTGGTGGTTCTGGAGGCCATGAAAATGGAAAACACCTTGACAGCGCCAAGAGACGGGGTGGTAAAATCTATTACAGTAACCAAAGGAGAGACAGTAGATAAAAATCAGTTGCTCATAGAAATGGAATAA
- the accC gene encoding acetyl-CoA carboxylase biotin carboxylase subunit — MKKILVANRGEIALRVMKTARKMGIKTLAVFSVADRNAPHVKYADEAVCIGEAPSNQSYLMGSNIIKVAKEHQVDAIHPGYGFLSENADFAEEAEKNGITFIGPGSKAIRVMGSKLAAKDAVKAYDIPMVPGIDEAITDVEKAKGIAREIGFPILIKASAGGGGKGMRVVEKESELADQMKRAISEAESAFGDGSVFIEKYVGSPRHIEIQVLADTHGNYVHLFERECSIQRRHQKVVEEAPSVVLDEKLRKEMGEAAIKVAQACDYVGAGTVEFLMDENRNFYFLEMNTRLQVEHPVTEFITGIDLVEQQIKVARGEKLAFGQEDLKINGHALELRVYAEDPMADFMPSVGTLERYRTPKGEGIRIDDGFEEGMEVPIYYDPMLAKLITYGKTREEAIQLMISAIDQYEVQGVQTTLPFGKFVFEHEAFRSGNFDTHFVKNYYSAAKLADRTEEEAKLAGLIALKQYLKDQQITRLPHN, encoded by the coding sequence ATGAAAAAAATATTAGTAGCCAATAGGGGAGAGATTGCCTTAAGGGTGATGAAAACAGCTAGAAAAATGGGAATTAAAACCCTTGCTGTTTTTTCTGTTGCAGATAGGAATGCCCCCCACGTAAAATATGCCGATGAGGCGGTATGTATTGGAGAAGCACCTTCTAACCAATCCTATTTAATGGGCAGCAATATTATTAAAGTAGCAAAAGAACATCAAGTAGATGCCATTCATCCTGGTTATGGTTTTTTAAGTGAGAATGCCGATTTCGCTGAGGAAGCAGAAAAGAACGGAATTACTTTTATTGGCCCCGGCTCAAAGGCAATAAGGGTTATGGGAAGTAAGCTCGCAGCAAAAGATGCAGTAAAAGCTTACGATATCCCTATGGTTCCAGGAATAGATGAAGCGATTACAGATGTAGAGAAGGCAAAAGGTATCGCCAGGGAAATTGGGTTCCCAATCTTAATAAAAGCTTCTGCCGGAGGTGGGGGAAAAGGAATGCGAGTTGTGGAAAAAGAATCTGAGCTTGCAGACCAAATGAAAAGGGCGATCAGCGAGGCAGAATCTGCTTTCGGGGATGGCTCGGTTTTTATAGAGAAATATGTGGGTTCTCCAAGACATATAGAAATTCAAGTATTGGCAGACACTCATGGCAATTATGTGCATCTTTTTGAGCGTGAATGCAGCATACAAAGGAGACACCAAAAAGTAGTAGAGGAAGCACCATCGGTAGTTTTAGATGAGAAGCTTAGAAAGGAAATGGGAGAAGCAGCAATTAAAGTTGCTCAGGCTTGTGATTATGTGGGTGCTGGTACCGTGGAATTTTTAATGGATGAAAACAGGAATTTCTATTTTTTGGAAATGAACACCAGGCTCCAAGTAGAGCATCCTGTAACCGAATTTATTACAGGAATAGATCTGGTAGAACAACAGATAAAAGTTGCAAGGGGCGAAAAGTTAGCTTTTGGCCAGGAAGATCTAAAAATAAATGGACATGCCCTAGAATTACGGGTCTATGCAGAAGACCCTATGGCAGATTTTATGCCGAGTGTGGGAACATTGGAACGATATCGTACTCCAAAAGGAGAAGGGATTCGAATTGATGATGGTTTCGAGGAGGGCATGGAAGTTCCAATTTATTACGATCCTATGCTTGCAAAGCTCATTACCTATGGGAAGACTAGGGAAGAAGCTATTCAGTTAATGATTTCGGCTATAGACCAATATGAAGTACAAGGAGTGCAAACAACACTTCCTTTTGGGAAATTCGTTTTTGAACATGAGGCTTTTAGAAGTGGGAATTTCGATACACATTTCGTGAAAAACTACTATTCGGCAGCAAAACTGGCAGATAGAACCGAAGAAGAAGCAAAGCTTGCAGGTTTGATAGCCCTAAAGCAATATTTAAAAGATCAACAAATAACAAGGTTACCGCACAATTAA